The Ipomoea triloba cultivar NCNSP0323 chromosome 4, ASM357664v1 DNA segment atatatataccccttGGGTCATATTGTAGATGGTTCAGATTGCAGTACAAGTGTAGTTATTCTTTAGTTACGCATGTATTCTCTCCTAAATATTTTCGCTAAGTTCTAGAGTAGTGTTGGCCAATCGAAACGGTTGTCGCGCAGCCGTAAAACcaaccattattgttgttgttgttgttgttattattattattattattattattattattatttgagtgtataatgtcgaatgaaactatagttatatcgaaaagaaactgtagttgtattgaaaggaaaccGCAGTGCatatgaaatgaaattgaatatgttatacacaccgAGTTAACAGCGTGGAACGGATATCGTTTCTTTTTATtgatcaaaatgacgtcgtttttaTGCGTGAACcaccatgcattgtggatcacggtccacagtaaaatttgcgtcAAGCTGAAGCAAAGGCCAGTGgaatacataattaaataattaatattccaTTAATGTTTGTAATGGATGAGTTgaataggatatatatatatttgtgttaaaaaaaaaaaggatatatatatatcgcatGCATATGTTGGGTAATCACTGCATTCTCGGCTTTACAACCTTACTGAAACATTAAATCCAACCCCAAATATAGGAAGCATGTATGGGAGGCCTGGTTTAGCCACCAGTCATTCACTCAATCTTGGGCTAAACATGGTACaatcttttgtttgtttggagGTTCTGCCAAAAGTTTCATCCTTCTCAGGAACAAATTGGAAACCGAATCTGGTGTTGGATGCCTTAGCTTCACTCAGATTTAATTTCTGTCTTTCATATCCGGCCACCAAGTACTAATTATTAATTACCCACCACCAAACATTCAAGACTTGAAAGAAAAGCTAATCATCATACATGACTCATTAAAATGAAGACAataatctattattattattattattttctcatCAGCTTATATTAGACTAATTTTAAGCCCTCAGAACTCCTACCCAAGGGCCCGTGAGGATGTAAATTGCGAGTCGTCAAATCAATCATAAGTTTCCACCCCTCCCTTTACACTCTGTGCACAAAGAGTCTTCATCACCTCTAATCAATTTTTTAGACTATGGATCTCCAAAGTCCAAATAACCCCATGTCTTCGATGGAATTGAATTGAACCCACCCAGCTGTTGGAACAAGACATAGGAATGatgtattattatgtatatgagTTATATATGCTTTTTTATGACAACTCTGTTAAgagcaaattttatttttagtcatactcttttaattttgtcacattacatttaacttttatttgtttgttgtaACCAGTATTCcgtttaatttatattttatttttatcattccaTCATTAACAAAGAAGGCTACCATATAATTCTATCATTTAAACCCTTGCCTAAGGCCgtcttagctcagtggtagagcgtaTGGCTTTTAACCATGTGGTCGTACAGtaaatgaattcaaaatttaaatttttatactctggactacaaaaaaaaaaaatattaaaaacattcGAGCTTAgggaaatgaataaaaaaaacaccCTCGCCCTCCTTCCAAAGCCTACATGTCATTTTTTCTAAATGACAAGTAAATTGTTGCTTTGCAATTCTGACATTTCAGAATTGCACATTTTGCAATTATGTGTCTGAATTGCAAATCAGCACTTTTGggcttttaaatatttattattattattattattttattaataaaagaaataattttttataaggtGATGTAATAGTGAGACCATTTTTGAAAGATAAGAGAGAATTGTATGAATGCAGactgaataataaataattacaaatttagcgATATGACATTTTGAAATTGAGAGAAAATTACAAGATAGTTTAACATGTAATTTTTATCTCTCGTAAATCCTTATTGATTGAATGATGAAATTACATGTTAGCATTCtttgaattaataaatgaaaGGAAAGATAAATGAAGGAAAGTTGAAAactattaagaaaaaaaacagaAACTAGAGTACATATTTTAGTCGTTTGAAATCATTGTGTCATTGGAAAAGTAATACATTTGACATAAAACTGCAGCAGAGAGATGAGAAAGAGTTGAAACAGGACTAGGGAACATCGATCATCTGGATCTGTTTCGTAGAATTAGCAAAAGGTACAATCTGGCAGGACAATTTTGTTCCACTTTTAGCTGTGGAGAGACCAAACATAGGAGACATTTGCTACAAAAAACACCCAATTGGGCTTTCTTCTTTTGGCTTAAACAATCCTTAGCTTATAGCATCTGCACTTCTCCTTCaatcaaccccccccccctccccactACCCCTccaccccccctccccctcacAACAAACAAAAATGGAGTACAAGTATTCATCATGAGATTATTTGTAGCATACATCATATAGTATCTAGTTACATGTatcaataaaaagaaaattaatcaaATCTAAGTATCTACTGGATGAGACTAATTTAATTAACTGATACTGCGCCAGGTCTCATTTAACAATCGATCTAAACCCTTCTACCTAAATCAACACCTTATGATGAGTTGTCATATTTTTCGtctaatctctctctctctgtactGAAGCctcaacaataaataaaaatgaggCAATCCTAACCGAATTGATCATACAATTGGTTTGATAACCACAATTTCCAAGTTTGACTTCCTGATGGAGCTATCTATTGGCTTGAGCCGGGCAACTATGAACAACCTAAACTGGTTTATCCCATTGTGGTTCCTTTGCTAGATAGGGTTACAAAACAATATTCAACCCGAGCTCATGCATCCGATAGcctttctcgtaaatcaaagcaataaataaaatgtgaattaaCTAATGAATCAAAGATACACATTTTAACTTGATATAGAAatatctaatatttttttttaacaaaataaatgtgGATCCCCTCTTTTTGCACACAAGAATTTCTAGTTCTTAtgttgtcatcatcatcatcatttattCACATAGATACTAGTTAGGTTTGGATGGTCAGTCCCCCTCTATATTAAATCTTCCATCCTCCATAATAAAAGAACCCCCAACAAAAACACCCAAAATATCTACCAAGTTAAAATACTTCATTCTTGttcatcttcatcttttcaTGAACCAAAAGACAGGGATGGAGAAAAACTGCTTAAGAATAAGCATCAAAGACATCAACAACACTAAGGTTAGATCAGATCCATGggatcatcatcatcgtcatcatcatcatgggACTATTGACAGTAGCCATTACAATAGTAATAAAGATGGAGATTTACTTGCTGGGTTTTCATGGCCTCCAAGATCTTACACATGTAGCTTCTGCAGAAGGGATTTCAGATCTGCTCAAGCCCTGGGAGGCCACATGAATGTTCATAGAAGAGATAGAGCAAGGCTGAGGCAATCACCCCCCAGAGATAATAATGGTCTCCACTCTCCTCTTCTAAACCTCAATCTTGACCCTaataaccctaaccctaaccctaaccctaaccctagTTACATCTTTCCTTCAAGAAAATTTCCTTCTTGGAATCCCACATTGGTTCCCTTCATGCCACCATCTTTTCCTCCATCACCCTTAGCCTCTTCTTCTGCTCAAATAATGGCTAAAGGAAGCAAAGCTACTGAAAGTTTCCCAGTCAAAGGTCACAGCAAGAAAGAAATTGTTAGATTGGAGTTGGAGATTGGGCTGAAGGAGGACTTGGATTTGGAGCTTCGACTCTGATGCAACACTGAAGTTGAAGGAATCCCCACTTCTTAATTAAGGTTAATTTCACTTGAAAAAACTTTTTTCATCCCCAAAAATGGCCATTAAAAAGGGTTACTTCTGATGATGATTTCATTTGTGTGAAGCATTAAGTATTTTAACAGAGGCAAGCTAA contains these protein-coding regions:
- the LOC116015018 gene encoding transcriptional regulator SUPERMAN-like, whose protein sequence is MEKNCLRISIKDINNTKVRSDPWDHHHRHHHHGTIDSSHYNSNKDGDLLAGFSWPPRSYTCSFCRRDFRSAQALGGHMNVHRRDRARLRQSPPRDNNGLHSPLLNLNLDPNNPNPNPNPNPSYIFPSRKFPSWNPTLVPFMPPSFPPSPLASSSAQIMAKGSKATESFPVKGHSKKEIVRLELEIGLKEDLDLELRL